Proteins encoded together in one Lathyrus oleraceus cultivar Zhongwan6 chromosome 5, CAAS_Psat_ZW6_1.0, whole genome shotgun sequence window:
- the LOC127080171 gene encoding leucine-rich repeat extensin-like protein 3 — MASLTHNWRTEKATIVLLFIICISFSSSVEETIITSPKKLDYPVVDQPAQYTDVKCGSCPCGYTCADQSPPPSPLPCQPPPPPPPPPPPPPSPPPPPPPPKYPSCPQNCNPVPPPPPRFIYVPPSQVNQPKPYWIYYYSGAENKGVNLLVLALGGGLSIATVFG; from the coding sequence ATGGCTTCTCTGACTCATAATTGGAGGACTGAAAAAGCTACTATAGTGTTACTATTTATCATATGCATTTCATTTTCCTCTTCAGTTGAAGAAACCATAATAACATCTCCAAAGAAATTAGACTATCCAGTGGTTGATCAACCGGCACAATACACTGACGTCAAGTGTGGATCATGTCCTTGTGGTTACACCTGTGCTGACCAATCTCCTCCACCTTCACCACTTCCTTGtcaaccaccaccaccaccacctcCTCCACCACCACCGCCACCATCACCGCCTCCGCCTCCTCCTCCTCCCAAGTATCCCTCATGTCCTCAAAATTGCAACCCCGTGCCACCGCCGCCACCAAGATTCATATATGTACCACCAAGTCAGGTAAACCAACCTAAACCATATTGGATATACTATTACTCTGGAGCTGAAAACAAAGGTGTGAATTTGCTGGTTTTGGCTTTGGGAGGAGGACTCTCAATTGCAACGGTATTTGGATGA